GCACGGCTCCGCCGCCGCGCACCACATCCACGGCGTCCATGTTGCCCATGCTGACCGGAGCGAAAGACAGCTGCGGCTGGCCATAGGGAGCGAAGGGCACCGGGATGCCGTCCATCAGCACCGTGGAGCGTGAGGCCAGGCGTGGGTTGAGCCCGCGAATGCCGAAGTTCAGCGCCATGTCGTGGCTGCCGGTGCCGTTGTTTTCCGGGGCGTTGACCCCGGGGATGCGGTTGAGCACGTCGCGGGCCTGGGTCGCGCCCTGGCGCTCGAATTCTTCGCGGCGGATCACATCGCGTGCGCCCGGGTGCTCGAAGACGTTGGCCTGCGCAGCGTCGCCCAGCCAGTCGCCGACCACACTGGAGGTGCCGAGCTCCAGGGTGGCGGGGGCGTTCTCGGGGGCGGCCGGTTGCAGGCTGAAGGCATTGCCGCCTTCGGCGCGGGCTTGCAGGCCGGTGCCCTTGAGCAAGGCATTCAAGCCTTCTTCGGCGCTGTAGTTGCCTTCCAGCCCCTGGCTCTGCATGCCATGGGTGACCTGGGAGCCGAAGGAAATCAGCACCCCGGCTTCACGACCGAACTGGTTCAGCGCGTTTTCCAGGGCAGAGGGCGCGATGTGGTAGCTGCGCGCCGGGGCGTCGGCGGCCATGGCCGGCGGCAGGGCGGCCAGGCCCAGGCTGGCACCCAGGAACAATGGGCGCAGGGCGCGGGCAAGGGGCGTGAGGCGGGTGGGGTGCTGGGGCATGGGCGTCGATCCTGAGAAGGGGGCGGTCAAGGGGGGCTTTCCTTCTCTGTCACGCGAGGGCGGCAAAACAGCTCACACAAAACGAAAAATAAAACCGTAGGAGCGAAGCTTGCTCGCGATGAGGCCCGGTCAGTCGAGAAAGATGGCGACTGCTAGATCGCTATCGCGAGCAAGCTTCGCTCCTGCAGGTCGCGGGTTCAGGCGCGGGCCTGGACGGTGACCCAATAACGGGTGAAGCGCCGCACTTTCACCGGCAGGCTGATTTCCAGCAGGTCGAGGATCCGCTCGCTGTCGTCCAGTGGATAACTGCCGGAAATCAGCAGGTCGGCTACCCGCGGGTCACAGTTGAGCTGGCCGCGACGATAGCGGCCCAGTTCGTCGAGGAAATCCGCCAGGCGCATATGGGCAGCCACCAGCATGCCTTCGCTCCAGGCGCCGCTGCCGGCATCCAGCGGGCGTGGGGGGGCCCAGGCGTTACTGGTGAAATCCACTTGCCGCACCTTTTCCACCTGCAGTGGCAGCCCGACATAGTCCCAGGGGGTCAGGCTGACACTGCCCTCGAACACAGCCAGTTGGCTGCGCTGCTTGAACTGGCGCAGGTTCAGCCGTGCGCCCTGGGCCCGCAGCACGCCTTCGGCGGTGTGGACCCACAGCGCCTGCTGGCGATTGGCGCCGGTCAGCAGGATCTCCCCGGCCAGCAGGCGGATCAGCCGCTGCTGGCCGTCGAAACGCACATCCACCGCGCTGTCGGTATTGAGCTGCAACTGGCTGCCGTCCTCCAGTTGCAGGGTGCGCCGCTGGCCCACCGGGCTGCGGTAGTCGGCCATCAGCGGCGGCAGGGGATTGTGTTCGCGCAGGCCCCAGGCCGCGGCGGAACCGGCGCCGAGGATCAGCAGCAGCTTCAGCGCCTGGCGCCGGCCGGAGGACTTCGGCGCATTGAGCGCGGCGTGGGCCAGCGGCGAAGACAGGCCGCGCAGGCGCTGGTTGACCCGCTGGATATGCTCCCAGGCCCGTTGATGTTCGCTGTGGGCGTCGTGCCATTGTTGCCAGGCCCGTTGCTGGCGCGGGCTGAGCGGGCCG
This portion of the Pseudomonas sp. MRSN 12121 genome encodes:
- a CDS encoding FecR domain-containing protein, with protein sequence MQPNLPGPPEIGAQVADQAVHWLLEMQAGPLSPRQQRAWQQWHDAHSEHQRAWEHIQRVNQRLRGLSSPLAHAALNAPKSSGRRQALKLLLILGAGSAAAWGLREHNPLPPLMADYRSPVGQRRTLQLEDGSQLQLNTDSAVDVRFDGQQRLIRLLAGEILLTGANRQQALWVHTAEGVLRAQGARLNLRQFKQRSQLAVFEGSVSLTPWDYVGLPLQVEKVRQVDFTSNAWAPPRPLDAGSGAWSEGMLVAAHMRLADFLDELGRYRRGQLNCDPRVADLLISGSYPLDDSERILDLLEISLPVKVRRFTRYWVTVQARA